In Harmonia axyridis chromosome 6, icHarAxyr1.1, whole genome shotgun sequence, a single window of DNA contains:
- the LOC123681759 gene encoding uncharacterized protein LOC123681759 isoform X5: MPLLFPLQTILQAGDGNQGEGSLRSQHNGSRVLSEQSRQVNLTNYSSAPTVDPSNEEPAEDAVIHIKRSYPPHHTTPLQPQQPSLNQEEEVSPRIYLTPYQAAGDQRPNFEVHQLPFDPRYQLDSVPCQVQTCQCCASRVYDPTEQITPYVTHHYSQSPCTCGYTHYRASTVVKGAVKQYPQNSVQQQQRIIEEQLEQMRDNRMHHGCSCHDKTRQGQNVGYTAPAALDIERHEALTLLSEHNEPNLEQPTDISTSLDYGVMNQEFGSVNEGDSNESVFKRESFFDEGDDSTSKPLSLRNTRNRNLSDQDKSMNRKVTIGTLDIISPSYSDVSNESQYRRWAESVETDHVSKNTRKTIVSQVYAPNILRRTSLDSHGGYGQQKPTLDTIGEDLQEPPNTGRYVRSLSEALDVVDRRKISQPAQENIVQTEEHETIHTNTNLDRLGNKRINDSYVLIRNSRSTEVQDAASQAISINGRSLHLDEQPIRKYSNNESVQTVQTNVSENLSCPCQPGSELSFVLDESNTWSSEAREAEKSAEIAPPVERNPKTYCSGIPPKCLCCPMLKSEVLRSSVNFVTKDDDRRASIVSHVLPSHRRSGDEGSYRSTQGKEWDNDEMRSSRRSSLDNRSILSKDNRNRTRATLDNDDIRSHKRMSLDSRSTPPKDNKNQTREVLNNDEIRSHRGRSLDSRTIQSTDNRNQTRVPSGVYETRNPRRVSLDSSTPSKDDRNRTAAPLDNEEIRSNRRLSLDSKTQSANYNDRNALDNQSRSTRRSSLNSRNIPLNYDMNSLENQIEQVLNEDEIKSQRRYSLQSGPPNYDRNTLENQMEGTLNNDDTRSQRSVNSRNISLNYKRNTLEDQIEESKNTDEIKSQRGLSLNSRNMSLNNHRNMQDNYSGLPRMLDPIQEQRIREDIHLSDSEEKISHIPPYFDGFPKVRTKMAKEPCVCDCICNPRCGPRDMKEAQEAPATNKYTAVPLNQQPYHPKDDFRMMPNPFTNFDHKSSRLEDAIGPSKRYSSKGENSQKRYQEDEDRYRRSTQRSTALRDSVHRRTDFDQSPDFAMRMDAQDRECLEQCPSCPVRRRKMQREAKLMEEMNYRNTSSISKRGPLKRSYPDERK, from the exons GTGAACCTAACAAACTACTCTTCAGCGCCAACCGTTGACCCATCCAACGAAGAACCCGCCGAAGATGCTGTGATCCACATAAAACGATCTTATCCACCACACCACACCACACCTTTGCAGCCACAGCAACCTTCCCTGAACCAGGAGGAGGAAGTGTCACCACGCATATACTTGACTCCTTACCAAGCAGCAG GAGACCAACGCCCTAACTTTGAAGTGCACCAACTGCCATTCGATCCAAGGTATCAGCTGGACAGCGTGCCATGTCAAGTGCAAACCTGTCAATGTTGCGCATCAAGAGTATACGACCCAACGGAGCAGATAACACCTTACGTAACCCACCACTACAGCCAATCGCCCTGTACATGTGGGTACACCCATTATCGAGCATCCACAGTGGTCAAGGGGGCTGTGAAACAATACCCGCAGAATTCAGTGCAGCAACAGCAGAGGATCATAGAGGAGCAGCTGGAGCAGATGAGAGACAATAGGATGCATCACGGTTGCTCCTGTCATG ATAAGACCAGACAGGGACAGAACGTTGGTTATACTGCTCCAG CTGCACTGGACATTGAAAGGCATGAAGCTTTGACGTTATTATCAGAACACAATGAACCGAATTTAGAACAACCCACAGACATCAGTACATCTTTAGATTATGGAGTGATGAACCAAGAATTCGGCAGCGTGAATGAAGGAGATAGTAACGAGTCTGTGTTTAAAAGAGAAAGTTTTTTTGATGAAGGCGATGACAGCACGTCCAAACCATTG AGTTTACGAAACACCCGCAATCGAAACCTATCAGATCAGGACAAAtcaatgaatagaaaagtaACCATAGGAACCTTAGACATAATATCACCATCGTATTCGGATGTAAGTAACGAATCCCAATACAGAAGATGGGCAGAAAGTGTAGAGACTGATCACGTGTCGAAAAACACTAGGAAAACAATAGTGAGCCAAGTATATGCTCCGAACATACTGAGGAGAACCTCATTGGATAGTCATGGTGGGTATGGCCAGCAAAAACCAACTCTTGATACCATTGGGGAAGATCTGCAAGAGCCGCCTAATACTGGGCGTTATGTGAGAAGTTTAAGTGAAGCTTTGGATGTTGTAGATCGAAGGAAGATTAGTCAACCAGCCCAAGAAAACATCGTGCAAACTGAAGAACATGAAACGATTCATACCAACACTAATCTTGACAGACTGGGAAACAAAAGGATCAACGATAGTTACGTGTTGATAAGAAATAGTAGATCGACGGAAGTTCAAGATGCCGCATCCCAGGCCATTTCAATAAATGGGAGAAGTCTTCATCTCGATGAGCAACCTATCAGAAAATACTCCAACAATGAATCTGTGCAAACTGTACAAACGAACGTAAGTGAAAACCTTTCTTGTCCGTGTCAGCCTGGTTCAGAACTGTCTTTCGTCTTGGACGAAAGTAATACTTGGTCTTCTGAAGCTAGGGAAGCTGAAAAATCAGCTGAAATAGCTCCACCTGTCGAGCGGAATCCTAAAACTTATTGCTCGGGTATTCCTCCGAAATGTTTGTGCTGCCCAATGTTGAAAAGTGAGGTACTTAGATCTTCAGTCAATTTCGTCACGAAGGACGACGATAGAAGAGCTTCGATTGTTTCTCATGTATTGCCCTCTCATCGAAGATCTGGTGATGAAGGTAGCTACCGTAGTACTCAGGGAAAGGAATGGGATAACGATGAAATGAGGAGTAGTAGACGTTCATCACTGGACAATAGAAGTATATTATCAAAAGATAATAGAAATCGAACTAGAGCAACATTAGATAATGATGATATAAGAAGTCATAAACGTATGTCACTGGACAGTAGAAGTACACCACCTAAAGATAATAAGAATCAAACTAGAGAAGTATTGAATAATGATGAGATAAGAAGTCATAGAGGTAGGTCACTGGATAGTAGAACCATACAATCTACAGATAACAGAAATCAAACTAGAGTACCATCGGGCGTTTATGAGACTAGAAATCCTAGACGGGTATCATTGGACAGTAGTACACCATCTAAAGATGATAGAAATCGAACTGCAGCACCATTGGACAATGAGGAGATAAGAAGTAATAGACGTTTGTCTTTAGACAGCAAAACTCAATCAGCTAACTATAATGATAGGAATGCATTAGATAATCAATCTAGGAGTACGAGACGTTCTTCTTTGAACAGCAGAAATATACCACTCAACTATGATATGAACAGTTTAGAGAATCAAATTGAACAGGTATTGAACGAAGATGAGATAAAAAGTCAAAGACGTTATTCTCTACAGAGCGGTCCGCCAAACTATGATAGAAATACGCTAGAGAATCAAATGGAAGGAACATTGAATAATGATGATACAAGGAGTCAAAGATCTGTGAACAGCAGAAATATATCACTCAACTATAAAAGAAATACGTTAGAGGATCAAATAGAGGAATCGAAGAATACAGATGAAATAAAGAGTCAAAGAGGTTTGTCTCTCAACAGTCGTAATATGTCACTTAACAATCATAGAAATATGCAAGATAATTATTCTGGATTGCCAAGAATGTTGGATCCTATCCAAGAACAAAGAATAAGAGAGGATATACATCTCAGTGATTCAGAAGAGAAGATTAGTCATATTCCACCTTACTTCGATGGGTTTCCAAAGGTTAGGACGAAGATGGCCAAG GAACCTTGCGTTTGTGATTGTATATGTAATCCTCGATGTGGACCAAGAGATATGAAAGAAGCCCAAGAAGCTCCAGCTACTAATAAGTATACTGCTGTACCGTTAAATCAACAACCCTATCATCCTAAGGATGACTTTAGGATGATGCCAAATCCTTTTACTAACTTTGACCACAAAAGTTCAAGGTTAGAAGATGCTATAG GTCCGTCCAAAAGGTACAGTTCGAAAGGAGAAAACTCTCAAAAGAGATACCAAGAAGATGAGGATCGATATCGAAGATCTACACAGAGGTCAACAGCATTGAGAGATTCGGTACATAGAAGAACAGATTTTGATCAGAGTCCAGATTTTGCTATGAGGATGGATGCACAAGACAGAGAATGTCTAGAACAGTGTCCTAGTTGTCCTGTAAGGAGAAGAAAGATGCAGAGAGAGGCGAAATTGATGGAGGAAATGAATTATAGGAACACATCCAG tATTTCGAAAAGAGGGCCCTTGAAAAGATCCTATCCCGatgaaagaaaatga